The sequence CCTGGTGGCACTACTCTAAAATTTGTGAAGGATGACTCTCCCCATTTTAAGAATTGATATCTCTCCAAATTTCTTTTTACTTCCAGTGCAACGTTTTTACCAAATGCAGAAGTGCTTCCGTAACTATCTACTTGAACAGAGTGATCGATCACAAGATCAACAGGTACAGATGGATTTATTTTGCTTGGGTTACCTCCGTTTTTCTTCACATAATTACGCATTGAAGCTAAGTCAACGACAGCAGGAACTCCTGTGAAATCCTGCATCAAAACCCTTGCTGGCTTGTAGCTAATTTCGTGATTAATGTGTTTCTTGACGCAATTTGCTAATATCTTTATGTCATCTAATTTAACGCTTACTCCATCTTCATTGCGCAATAAATTTTCAAGCAATACCTTGAGTGAACAAGGCAATTTGGTTAAATTTACTCCTAAGAATTTACCAGCGTTACTTAGGTTAAAGTAGTTATATAACCTTCCATCAATATTTAAAGTCGTCTTTGCATTTAAAGAATTGTTCATCCTGTATTAGTTAAAGTTGGAATTACTAGCGCTACTTTTTTGTTGTTGACTTTGCTGCTGATACATAGTTTCAAAATCTATAGGATCTAGCATAAGTGGAGGAAACCCACCACTACTTGTAGTTCTTGCAATTATTTCTCTTGCAAAAGGGAAAAGAAAAGTAGGTCCACCAATAAATAAAGCTTGTCTCACCTCTTCTTCACTTAGCTCTGTAAAGTTTTCTATTGAAAAAATACCGCAATACTTTACCTCGCAAATGAAAGCTATATCACCCTTTACATCTTCATCTTTTACCGTTGCTTTGGCCTCTATATGCAAAGTAATTTCATGAAAAGGCTTTTCTTCACTTATTCCTTTTTTATTTTCTGTTCCTTCTAATTCTGCTGAATTAATATTAACCATTACATTAATATCAGGAGCTTTACTAGAAGGAAGGAATGGCGAATTTGGATTCTCAAACGAAAAATCTTTGACATACTGACTATGAATTTTCATTTTGTGTTGTGACATTTCTTACGCTCCTTTAATTAAGTTGAGATGTTTAATACTTTCTTATATAATATATCCATTTACAAATGAATAGTAAACCTAACTATAGGTTAATATGAAAAACATATTTTTATCAATAATTAATAATATTTAGATACTTTATATATCAAGGAGTAAGTTACCATGATAGAGCTTGTAATATATGCTTTACTAGCGGCGTTTATTTTTTCACGCTTATATAATTCTTTAGGAAGATCATCCAGTCTCAATCTAAAAAAGCTAACAGGTGTATTAGATGTAAGTCAAAGTAACGAGGATGTGGTAGAAAATATCGAAGATTATACTTATAGCAATAACAAAAGTTCAATAGAAGCTACTTATGAACAAATATTACAAAAAAACAGAAAGTTCTCTATTTCCAATTTTATAGAAGGTTCAAGCATAGCTTTTGAATTAATAATTAAATATTTCAACCAAGGAAATTTACCTCAATTAAAATCTCTTCTGGACAAAGATTTGTATAATAGCTTTGTGGATAAGATTAAACATCGTAAAGAGATACACGAGTCTATAATTGTTTCTATTGTTTCACAAAAAATCTTAGAAATAAAGCTAGTAAAAAACGTAGTATTTATTGCAGTATACTTCCTTTCAGAGCAAATTCACTTCGTTAAGAATGGTGAAGGAGACATCATATCAGGTAGTATGTCTACTATTAACAAAGTT is a genomic window of Wolbachia endosymbiont (group B) of Germaria angustata containing:
- the secB gene encoding protein-export chaperone SecB: MSQHKMKIHSQYVKDFSFENPNSPFLPSSKAPDINVMVNINSAELEGTENKKGISEEKPFHEITLHIEAKATVKDEDVKGDIAFICEVKYCGIFSIENFTELSEEEVRQALFIGGPTFLFPFAREIIARTTSSGGFPPLMLDPIDFETMYQQQSQQQKSSASNSNFN
- a CDS encoding Tim44/TimA family putative adaptor protein, with protein sequence MIELVIYALLAAFIFSRLYNSLGRSSSLNLKKLTGVLDVSQSNEDVVENIEDYTYSNNKSSIEATYEQILQKNRKFSISNFIEGSSIAFELIIKYFNQGNLPQLKSLLDKDLYNSFVDKIKHRKEIHESIIVSIVSQKILEIKLVKNVVFIAVYFLSEQIHFVKNGEGDIISGSMSTINKVEDVWQFKKNINSSDPTWLLVSINYKKASTDKNLTANDK